From Fusobacterium varium:
GCTAAAATATATTTTCTATTTTTTACCTCATATCCTGAATATTCACTTTTTAATTCTGTTTTATTATCTGATAATATTTCTTTTATGATATCTAAAGTTATATTTCTTATATCATCTAAAATCATAAGATTAGTTTTTCCATTTTCAGAAAAATCATATGGCTCATTCTTTAATTGTTCCAAATCATATCCCAGAGCTTTTCCAACAGATTTATCTGCTGCCAGCATTCCACAGTTGTCTATTCTCATAAGAGCTTGAATTAAAGTAGCACATCTGTCTCCTTCTGCTGGTTCTCCTAATATATGAAGTCCATCTTTGATTGTTGAACTTTTTAATTCCTCTATATATGAATGAAGCTTATTTATAAAGAACTTATAATCTTCTAAAACTTTTTCTTTATCTAAATTCATATCCAAATTATAGTTATACTTAAACACTCTATCTAATATATCCTCTTTAATTCCTTCCAATTTTGAATCTTTTGCATTTTCAGCTTGATAATACTGCTTTATTAATTCATCTATTTCTTCTATGTCCTCATACTCTCCCGCTAAAGTAAGAGCTGGAATCATATACGATATGAGCGCTGCATAGCTTCTTCTTTTAGCCTGTAATCCTTCACCTGTTACATTAATAGAATAATCATACAAATGTGGAATATCATCTATATTAAAATCTGGGCAGCAACTGCTGCTTAATCCTATCTCTTTTCCTGGCAGCCATTCTAAAGTTCCATGAGTTCCCACGTGATAAATCACATCTGCTTTAAATACTTCCTTTATCCACTTATAAAATGAATAATATTGATGAGGAATCATAAAATCTGTATTGTGATATACTTCTTCTGCTCTGCATATCATTCCTCTTGCAGGCTGTAGTCCTATAAAAATATTTCCATTGAGTATCCCAGGAACTGGCAGTACATCCTCATATACCATAAATTCTCCTGGGCCTTTTCCCCATTGTTCTTCCATTTTCTTCTGAACTTTTTCATCAAGCTGATCAAACCACTTCAAGTATTTTTCCTTATCTATTGTATCTATACTTTTTTCTAATACCTTTTCAGAAGTCAGCCATTTCTGATCATTTGATACCCCTTTTATAATCTTCTGAATTATCTCATTTCCATCTTTAAATTTATACTCAGTTTTAATACCCATTTCGCCAAAAGCTTCCACCATATTATACACAGAATTAGGTGTATCCAATCCAAAGGCACACCCTATCATGTCATTTCTTGGAGGCATATTGTGAAATATTACTGCTACTTTTTTATCTTCATTCTTTTTCTGGGATAATCTTGTCCATCCCATAGCCATTCTTGCTATTTTATTTACTCTTTCATTGATTGGAATAAAAACAGATTTTTCTCCAAATTCATCTTTAATAATTTCATGAGTACAGCAAGTAACTGAAATAATCTGTCCATCAAACTCTGGATAATAAACCCCTGTTGTAAGAGTCATAGTATCCAGCCCACGAACATCTTCTTCCCATATTTCTCTATTTTGATATGTAGTCATAGCTTGTATTACAGGAACTCCCATATCTTCAAATATACTTTTTTCGACTACAGATGTTCCATCCCCCGGCTCATTAAATATACTTTGGGAATATCCAATGAGATTTATTATTGCTCCTGGTATAACTTTTTCATTTTTTTTGAAATAATTTTCTATTACCCATTTTGTTCCTCTTGATTTTATAGATGGATCTGGAACAGAATTAGTAAAGACAGCTAAAGGAATCCCTCCTTCTTTTTTTATTTCTTCTATAAACTTATCAATAACTTCCATTCTTCTGCTCTGCCATTCTCGGCCATGAAAAAGTATCCCCACTATATTTTTTTCTTCTGCTATACTTTCAATAAATTTATCTGTATCTTTTACTATTTCTCCATTGTTATAGATTCCTTCCCATTGTGGATATTGACACTCTTCTATTTCATATTTATCTTTTCCTAGAGTATTTGCTGCATATAGAATCATATTTCTATAATTCTTCTCTCCCCCTAAAAGATAATATTTAGTCAATTTTTCTTGTACAAGAGGTGATAGTCCTGAATCAGAAGTAAATTCTCTTGTCTCATCTTCTATTGTTGAATGTATAAAAAATAGTTTTTTCCCTTGAAATTTCTTTTTAAATTTTAAAAAATTTTTAAAGGTTGATATTCCTCCATGTATCATCATACATATTAGATCACTTTTCTCAGTATGAACTTCCAATTGATTATATATTGTATCAGAAGAATCTATTTCAAAAGCTGTAAAAAATTTAAACTCAAACTTTCCTTGATATTCTTTAACTATAGAACTGCATACTTTATTTAAACTATGCATATTATCAAACATAGAAGTTATAAATATAATTTTAAACATTGTTCCCCCATTTTTCTGTAATATATTTTACAAAAGTCATGATATATCTTCCTATCAAATAGTTTAATATCTCCTCTTTCTTTTCTTCTAATTCATAGTTGATTTGGAGCTTATCACAAATAAGTTTTCTTATTTGTTCACACTGCTCTTTCACTGTTTCTTCTGAAAGCAGATTCCACTCTAACTGATCCAGTAAATGAATATATAATGAAGTAAGAGCAACTGTCTCCTCATTCTTTTCTATTTTCTCAATAAATTCCATGTATTCTAATTTTTCCTCAGTTTTTTCTGGATATTTTTCAACGTATCTATTCCATATTTCTTCAGCTGTTATGCCATATCTTCTTCCTCTTCTAAATATAGACTTTTGTTTTTCAGGAGTTAAGCCTGATTGTCTTGCTAAAGCTTCTTTTACTCCTTTTTTTACAGCTTTTCCTATTAATTCTCCTAATTTTGAATGCTTTCCAGAATCATTATATACAGCTTCACTTTCAAGATTACTGTAAACTATAACACCATCTGTTCCAGACCCAGTTGCTATTCCATTTGAATATTTACTTCCTTCCAACAATTCCTGTATTGCTGCTGTTTTTGCTTCAGTTATAGTAATCATTGCCCTTGTTAAAGTTCTTGGAGGTAAATTTCCATTAACAGCTACAATTATATTTATAGTTCCATGCTTTATTTTCTCTGTTTTTCCATTATTTTCAACATAAGAGGCTGGATCCCCAACACGCCCTCCATTTGTTTCTATTCCTCCCGTTATCAAGGCAGTAACACTTAAATCTCCATACTTTTCTATAGTCACACTCATATTTTTCATATCTGCTGCTGTTCCCATTCCAGTTGTATATTGAGGGTCAAGCCCTAATTCTCCTGCTATGATTTCCATATGCTCCTTATATGTTGGAGCTTTTAGCTGACATCCCATTCCTGGCGCAGTTTTTGCATCATTATTAAAAACAGAAGTCAGATGTTCACTATATCCTCCATTTATAACTCCTGTGCTTAGTACAGCTCTCTTTCCAGAAAATTTTACTATAACACTTTTATTATATTTATAT
This genomic window contains:
- a CDS encoding cobaltochelatase codes for the protein MFKIIFITSMFDNMHSLNKVCSSIVKEYQGKFEFKFFTAFEIDSSDTIYNQLEVHTEKSDLICMMIHGGISTFKNFLKFKKKFQGKKLFFIHSTIEDETREFTSDSGLSPLVQEKLTKYYLLGGEKNYRNMILYAANTLGKDKYEIEECQYPQWEGIYNNGEIVKDTDKFIESIAEEKNIVGILFHGREWQSRRMEVIDKFIEEIKKEGGIPLAVFTNSVPDPSIKSRGTKWVIENYFKKNEKVIPGAIINLIGYSQSIFNEPGDGTSVVEKSIFEDMGVPVIQAMTTYQNREIWEEDVRGLDTMTLTTGVYYPEFDGQIISVTCCTHEIIKDEFGEKSVFIPINERVNKIARMAMGWTRLSQKKNEDKKVAVIFHNMPPRNDMIGCAFGLDTPNSVYNMVEAFGEMGIKTEYKFKDGNEIIQKIIKGVSNDQKWLTSEKVLEKSIDTIDKEKYLKWFDQLDEKVQKKMEEQWGKGPGEFMVYEDVLPVPGILNGNIFIGLQPARGMICRAEEVYHNTDFMIPHQYYSFYKWIKEVFKADVIYHVGTHGTLEWLPGKEIGLSSSCCPDFNIDDIPHLYDYSINVTGEGLQAKRRSYAALISYMIPALTLAGEYEDIEEIDELIKQYYQAENAKDSKLEGIKEDILDRVFKYNYNLDMNLDKEKVLEDYKFFINKLHSYIEELKSSTIKDGLHILGEPAEGDRCATLIQALMRIDNCGMLAADKSVGKALGYDLEQLKNEPYDFSENGKTNLMILDDIRNITLDIIKEILSDNKTELKSEYSGYEVKNRKYILALKNNISETVLPKIRGVAREKESTIKGAEGKFIIPGQSGCPTRGNINILPTGTNFYAIDPNKIPSRASWKVGMQLGDKLIERYIEDEGKIPQNIAMLVYGGETMKTNGDDIAEALYLMGVRPIWLNNGDRVIGLEVIPYEELKRPRIDVTLRITGLFRDTFPILIRLLEEAVNLVSQLDEPEEINYIRKNMNEEIEQLLKEGYKLSEAEHVSKMRVFGCPPGTYGAGVGVLINSKEWETREDLGKAYINWSSYAYGKSYHGTKAEKIFTKRMSKSEITVKNESSVEIDMLESDDYYTYHGGLVAAVKCASGKDPHSYSADASDPESTKIKSLKEETAKIMRSRILNPKWFEGLKRHGYKGAQEVSFMVDIFFGWDATSEIAEDWMYDKIAEKYIENEENREWIKENNPHAVMNIAEKLLEANQRNMWSTSPEKLESLRKIYLSIEGDIEAYEE
- a CDS encoding putative adenosylcobinamide amidohydrolase, with translation MLKVLETGDKIYKYNKSVIVKFSGKRAVLSTGVINGGYSEHLTSVFNNDAKTAPGMGCQLKAPTYKEHMEIIAGELGLDPQYTTGMGTAADMKNMSVTIEKYGDLSVTALITGGIETNGGRVGDPASYVENNGKTEKIKHGTINIIVAVNGNLPPRTLTRAMITITEAKTAAIQELLEGSKYSNGIATGSGTDGVIVYSNLESEAVYNDSGKHSKLGELIGKAVKKGVKEALARQSGLTPEKQKSIFRRGRRYGITAEEIWNRYVEKYPEKTEEKLEYMEFIEKIEKNEETVALTSLYIHLLDQLEWNLLSEETVKEQCEQIRKLICDKLQINYELEEKKEEILNYLIGRYIMTFVKYITEKWGNNV